A stretch of DNA from Sugiyamaella lignohabitans strain CBS 10342 chromosome B, complete sequence:
AATACGCTGATTTCGACGGTGTTTATTGAGAACCGCAAGTCGAGCACGTCGGGATTCCAGAAAGATGGGTACACCGTCAAATACTCTGTGTCGAATGATCTTGGCATGACATTTGTCGCAGTGTTCAAGACTATTCTACAGCTAGGATATGTCGACAGTCTTTTAGAAGACAGTAAAAAGATCTTTCTATCGCTATTCAGTGATGATATAAAAGATAATATCAAAGCAGGTGAACCAATTGCTAGTGGTATTGACTTTACCAAGTTCGAGGCGCTGCTGAAAGTCCGGTTGGCTGAACTCGAGGGTACTACTCctgatatcaagaacatcaaaATTGACGAGGGTGAATATGAGATTATAAATAGTCCTAATGGTCATGACACGGATGATGGACTAACAAGCGATTCGGTTGTTGGTGGTCCaggatctggatctggtgctggagctgctgctgtttcagGATTGGCTGCTGAAACAGATGGTAGTGGGTCTGTTTCATCGCCTAGTGGAAAGAGAAGAGGTGGTCGACGAGGTAAAAAGTCGTCGAATACAACTCCATCAGCAGGATCTCCTAACCAGTCGGGTGCTGAAGATGGCAAGCCATCTGCAGCTACTaagaccaagaagaagatgcgaCGTAGATGGGACGATTCTGGCATGGCGGAGtatgacgatgacgacgatgtGGTTCTTGATTACTCGTCAGCAAAAGATGGCAGTGGAAATGCTGCGACTGCCGGGGATACTTCAAATGTTCTGGAATTTACTGGTGATTTGAAAAACTATGGCTCGTCTACCAAGAGTGGAGAATTTGTACTGAAAGAGCTTTCTGACGAACTACGAGGTATTCTTGATACAGACGACGGTACAGGAACTGGCGGGTTTAgtgtagcagcagctgctggagctggttctGGAGCCGGTgtggcatcagcagcatccagTTCGTTTGGTTTTCTACGGAACTTTCTTGGTGGTAAAACCATCAGTCCTGAAGATCTTCAAAAGGCTCTGGCTGCTATGGAGAACCATTTAATGAAGAAAAATGTTGCTAAAGAAGTAGCTGAGCATCTCTGTTCGACAGTTGACAAGAGTCTGGTAGGATCCAAGACACAAAACTGGACTACTGTAGAAGCGACGGTAAGAACAGCCATGACCGACGCATTACGACGAATCCTCACACCCAACACATCTCTAGACCTGTTACACGAGGTTCAAGCTGCAAGAAAGTCACGACAAAGACCATATGTCATTTCAGTAGTCGGTGTCAATGGTGTGGGTAAATCCACTAACCTTTCTAAAATCGGGTTCTGGCTTCTTcagaataaatacaaaGTGCTCATTGCCGCATGTGACACATTCAGATCAGGAGCTGTCGAGCAGTTGAAAGTGCATGTACGAAGATTACAAGAACTGACCCAGCGATTAGGTACTGGAGAAGTTCAGATCTTTGACGAAGGATACGGTAAAGACGCAGCTGTGATAGCTCAAAGAGCCATTGAATATGGCCAACGAAACGAGTTTGATGTCGTACTCATTGATACTGCAGGAAGAAGACACAATGACGACCGGCTCATGTCGTCGTTGGAAAAGTTCGGCCAACTGGCTAATCCCGATAAAATCATCATGGTCGGTGAAGCTCTAGTAGGAACCGACTCGGTTCAACAAGCACGCAACTTCAACGCAGCATTCGGTGCCAACCGGAACCTCGACTTCTTCCTTATCAGCAAATGCGACACCGTCGGCGACATGATCGGAAGCATGGTCAACATGACATACTCCACCGGCATTCCCGTCCTCTTCGTGGGAGTCGGCCAAAACTACACCGACCTGCGAACCCTGTCCATCGACTGGGCCGTCAACCTTCTCATGAGCTAACTAATgcattcttttttttgtgctacttctgcctccggcggctggggctctgccccagaccccgtagctcgcttcgctcgttacGTCGGGGGAACCTGTTCTAGAAACTTAAACGACCTGGAGTCGTATTTTCGATCCACTGAACCACCGACCTCTGATTGCGCTGGTGGTGCTTCAGACTGAGACAAGGTTAAGTATGCTACTTTTCTCGATCAACGCCAATGCCTGGATGACAACAGGATTCTAGTAACAATTACAAGCTGAAGGTTCGAAgagaatatatatattaggTTAAGTTACAAATAACAGTGCCTCAAGAGAGGTCACCTCATCCTGGTTCTTTGGTGAGACAGTGCTTTCCAGGTGCTGGGTTATTGGCATGAGCACCAAGAACAACTGAgacctcttcttctacagAGCCAATTTGCCAATCTGAgacaaaatcaatatcagcagctccagtGAAACCAGGAAT
This window harbors:
- the SRP101 gene encoding Signal recognition particle receptor subunit alpha (Signal recognition particle (SRP) receptor alpha subunit; contain GTPase domains; involved in SRP-dependent protein targeting; interacts with the beta subunit, Srp102p; GO_component: GO:0005783 - endoplasmic reticulum [Evidence IEA]; GO_component: GO:0005789 - endoplasmic reticulum membrane [Evidence IEA]; GO_component: GO:0005789 - endoplasmic reticulum membrane [Evidence IDA] [PMID 9679135]; GO_component: GO:0016020 - membrane [Evidence IEA]; GO_component: GO:0005785 - signal recognition particle receptor complex [Evidence IPI] [PMID 9679135]; GO_function: GO:0005525 - GTP binding [Evidence IEA,IEA]; GO_function: GO:0005525 - GTP binding [Evidence IPI] [PMID 7844142]; GO_function: GO:0017111 - nucleoside-triphosphatase activity [Evidence IEA]; GO_function: GO:0000166 - nucleotide binding [Evidence IEA,IEA]; GO_function: GO:0005047 - signal recognition particle binding [Evidence IMP,ISS] [PMID 1327299]; GO_process: GO:0006614 - SRP-dependent cotranslational protein targeting to membrane [Evidence IEA]; GO_process: GO:0006614 - SRP-dependent cotranslational protein targeting to membrane [Evidence IC,TAS] [PMID 7844142]; GO_process: GO:0008152 - metabolic process [Evidence IEA]; GO_process: GO:0045047 - protein targeting to ER [Evidence IMP] [PMID 1327299]; GO_process: GO:0006810 - transport [Evidence IEA]), translated to MIDLLSVFSSGGVVLYSATYANVPDSVVNTLISTVFIENRKSSTSGFQKDGYTVKYSVSNDLGMTFVAVFKTILQLGYVDSLLEDSKKIFLSLFSDDIKDNIKAGEPIASGIDFTKFEALLKVRLAELEGTTPDIKNIKIDEGEYEIINSPNGHDTDDGLTSDSVVGGPGSGSGAGAAAVSGLAAETDGSGSVSSPSGKRRGGRRGKKSSNTTPSAGSPNQSGAEDGKPSAATKTKKKMRRRWDDSGMAEYDDDDDVVLDYSSAKDGSGNAATAGDTSNVLEFTGDLKNYGSSTKSGEFVLKELSDELRGILDTDDGTGTGGFSVAAAAGAGSGAGVASAASSSFGFLRNFLGGKTISPEDLQKALAAMENHLMKKNVAKEVAEHLCSTVDKSLVGSKTQNWTTVEATVRTAMTDALRRILTPNTSLDLLHEVQAARKSRQRPYVISVVGVNGVGKSTNLSKIGFWLLQNKYKVLIAACDTFRSGAVEQLKVHVRRLQELTQRLGTGEVQIFDEGYGKDAAVIAQRAIEYGQRNEFDVVLIDTAGRRHNDDRLMSSLEKFGQLANPDKIIMVGEALVGTDSVQQARNFNAAFGANRNLDFFLISKCDTVGDMIGSMVNMTYSTGIPVLFVGVGQNYTDLRTLSIDWAVNLLMS